The Bos taurus isolate L1 Dominette 01449 registration number 42190680 breed Hereford chromosome 18, ARS-UCD2.0, whole genome shotgun sequence genome has a window encoding:
- the CARMIL2 gene encoding capping protein, Arp2/3 and myosin-I linker protein 2 isoform X2, with the protein MAQTPDGISCELRGEITKFLWPKEAELLLKTWLPEREGAEQGHVLALLRWRAYLLHTCLPLRVDCTFSYLEVQAMVLQETPPQVTFELESLPELVLEFTGVAALEQLAQHIAAAIRKVFPRSTLGKLFRRPTPPSMLARLEKSSSSEATSPSSPCGGFSETYEALCDYNGFPFREEIQWVRVGPSLGALETSNSPGALRSPPYLLWSQASWRYFLPTQDVDTIYHRQGCRHFSLGDFSHLGSRDLALSVAALSYNLWFRCLSCVDMKLSLEVSEQILHMMNQSSHLEELVLETCGLRGDFVRRLAQALAGHTSSGLRELSLAGNLLDDRGVAALSRHLEKHPGALRRLSLAQTGLTPRGMRALGRALASNSAFDSALTHLDLSGNPGALGASEDRGGLYSFLSRPNVLTFLNLAGTDTALDTLFAALSRGGCSSLAHLDASRNVFSRTKSRAVPDALQLFLSRAGTLRHLGLAGCKLPPDALRALLEGLALNTHLNDLHLDLSACELRSAGAQVIQDLVCDAGAVSSLDLADNGFGSDMVTLVLAIGRSRSLRHVALGRNFNVRCKETLDDVLHRIVQLMQDDDCPLQSLSVAESRLKLGAGVLLRALGTNPNLTALDISGNAMGDTGAKMLAKALRVNTRLRSVVWDRNHTSALGLLDVAQALEQNHSLKAMPLPLNDVAQAQRSRPELTARAVHQIQACLLRNNRTDHTSTDCTSCPKPLGLGSDPSEQEVNELCQSVQEHVELLGCGAGPQGEAAVHQAEDAIQNANFSLSILPILYEAGSSPSHQWQLRQKLEGLLGQVGEVCRRDIQDFTQATLDTTRSLCPQTLQGPRWREQLEGVLGGSRGLPELLPEHLLQDAFTRLRNMRLSVTGTLAESIVAQAVAGLSAARDRLVESLAQQATEAMPPVIPALDGDESSPLGPGELEGLFFPEEKEKDDEEEQKDESPPQKWPESLHCLHLDSSTHSAAEELEPEPELAAPGEDAEPQAGPSARGSPSPAAPGPPAGPLPRMDLPPSGQPLRHPTRTRPRPRRQHHHRPPPGGPQVPPALPQEGNGLSARVDEGVEEFFSKRLIHQDRLWAPEEDPAAEGGTTPVPRTLRKKLGTLFAFKKPRSTRGSRPDLETSPGAAPRSRKTTLGDLLRPPARPGRGEEPAAGAEGGTSSPDPTRRSRPRYTRESKAYSLILLPAEEEETVGARPDKRRPLERGDTELAPSFEQRVQVMLQRIGVSRGSGSAEGKRKQSKDGEIKKAGSDGDIMDSSTEAPPISIKSRTHSVSADPSCRPGPGGQGPESATWKTLGQQLNAELRGRGWGQQDGPGPPSPCPSPSPRRSSPSPDSLGLPEDPCLGSRNEDRPLRLQRSPVLKRRPKLEAPPSPSIGSGLEAEPLPTQSTEPSSPPSPTTNQRGGGPNP; encoded by the exons ATGGCCCAGACCCCCGACGGCATATCCTGCGAGCTGCGAG GCGAGATCACCAAGTTCCTGTGGCCCAAGGAGGCAGAACTGCTGCTGAAAACCTGGCTGCCAGAGCGGGAGGGTGCCGAGCAAGGTCATGTCCTG GCGCTGCTCCGATGGAGAGCGTACCTGCTCCACACCTGCCTCCCTCTGAGG GTGGACTGCACATTCAGCTACCTGGAGGTCCAGGCCATGGTGCTGCAGGAGACACCCCCTCAG gtcacCTTTGAGCTGGAGTCCCTGCCTGAACTGGTCCTGGAGTTTACTGGTGTGGCTGCCCTGGAACAGCTGGCCCAGCACATCGCTGCTGCCATAAGGAAGGTCTTCCCTCGCTCAACCCTTGG GAAACTCTTCCGGAGGCCCACACCCCCCTCCATGCTGGCTCGGCTGGAGAAAAGCAGCTCCTCAGAAGCCACCTCACCCAGCAGCCCCTGTG GGGGCTTCTCGGAGACATACGAGGCCCTGTGTGACTACAATGGCTTCCCTTTCCGAGAGGAGATTCAGTGGGTGAGAGTAGGGCCCTCTCTGGGGGCTCTGGAGACATCTAATTCCCCTGGTGCTTTGAGAAGTCCCCCCTACCTCTTGTGGTCCCAAGCAAGTTGGAGGTACTTTCTTCCCACCCAGGATGTGGACACCATCTACCATCGTCAGGGCTGCCGCCATTTCAGCCTAGGAGACTTCAGCCATCTGGGAAGTCG GGACCTGGCCTTGAGTGTGGCTGCCCTGTCCTACAATCTCTGGTTCCGGTGCCTCTCCTGCGTGGACATGAAGCTG AGCCTTGAGGTCTCAGAACAGATTCTGCACATGATGAATCAGTCATCCCACCTGGAGGAGCTGGTGCTGGAGACCTGTGGCCTGAGGGG AGACTTTGTCCGGCGACTGGCCCAGGCACTGGCGGGACACACCAGCTCGGGACTGCGGGAGCTCAGCCTGGCTGGGAACCTGCTGGATGACCGAG GTGTGGCTGCCCTTAGCAGACACCTAGAGAAGCATCCTGGAGCCCTGAGGAGACTCAGCCTAGCGCAGACTGGGTTGACGCCGCGAG GAATGAGGGCTCTAGGCCGGGCACTGGCTTCCAATTCAGCCTTTGACTCTGCCCTGACCCACTTGGACCTTTCCGGGAACCCCGGGGCACTGGGGGCTTCGGAGGACCGTGGG GGCCTCTATAGTTTCCTGAGCCGTCCTAACGTTCTGACGTTCCTGAATCTCGCAGGCACCGACACGGCCCTGGACACT CTCTTCGCGGCGCTGTCCCGCGGCGGCTGCTCCAGCCTGGCGCACCTAGACGCCTCGAGGAACGTCTTCTCCCGCAC gaaGTCCAGGGCTGTGCCCGACGCTCTGCAACTCTTCCTCAGCCGCGCCGGGACGCTTCGGCACctgggcctggcgggctgcaaacTGCCACCCGACGCACTCAG GGCGCTTCTGGAAGGCCTGGCGCTCAACACGCACCTGAATGACCTACACCTGGACCTCAGCGCGTGTGAG CTGCGCTCAGCGGGTGCTCAGGTGATACAAGACTTGGTGTGTGATGCTGGCGCAGTGAGCTCCCTGGATCTGGCAGATAATG GCTTTGGCTCAGACATGGTGACTCTGGTGCTGGCCATCGGGAGGAGTCGGTCCCTGCGACACGTGGCGCTTGGAAGGAACTTCAACGTCCGGTGCAA GGAGACCCTGGACGACGTCCTGCACCGGATTGTTCAGCTCATGCAGGATGACGACTGT CCCCTGCAGTCTCTGTCTGTGGCTGAGTCACGGCTGAAGCTGGGCGCCGGTGTCCTGCTCCGGGCCCTGGGCACCAATCCTAACCTGACAGCCCTGGATATCAGCGGCAACGCCATGGGGGACACGGGTGCCAAGATGCTGGCCAAGGCGCTTCGGGTTAACACGAGGCTCAG GTCTGTGGTCTGGGACCGGAACCACACATCTGCTCTGGGCCTGCTGGACGTGGCACAGGCCCTGGAACAGAACCACAGCCTGAAGGCCATGCCTCTGCCACTGAACGATGTGGCCCAGGCTCAGCGCAGCCGTCCTGAACTGACAGCACGGGCCGTGCATCAG ATTCAAGCCTGTCTCTTGAGGAACAATCGCACAGACCACACCTCTACTGACTGCACCTCCTGCCCGAAGCCCCTGGGTCTGGGGTCAGACCCCTCCGAACAG GAAGTGAATGAACTGTGTCAGTCGGTGCAGGAGCACGTGGAGTTGCTGGGCTgtggggctggaccccagggtGAAGCTGCTGTGCACCAGGCTGAGGATGCCATCCAAAATGCCAACTTCTCTCTCAGC ATTCTCCCCATTCTCTATGAGGCTGGAAGTTCCCCAAGCCACCAATGGCAGCTGCGGCAGAAGCTGGAGGGCCTACTGGGACAGGTGGGAGAGGTGTGCCGCCGGGACATTCAG GACTTCACTCAGGCCACATTGGACACAACAAGGAGTCTCTGCCCACAGACATTGCAGGGTCCCAGGTGGAGGGAGCAGCTAGAAGGGGTCCTTGGGGGCTCAAGGGGTCTCCCAGAGCTGCTCCCAGAGCACCTGCTGCAAGATGCCTTCACTCGGCTCAG GAACATGCGCCTGTCAGTCACAGGGACCTTGGCAGAGAGCATTGTGGCTCAGGCTGTGGCAGGTCTGAGTGCAGCCCGGGATCGGCTG GTGGAGAGTCTGGCTCAACAGGCAACAGAGGCAATGCCCCCTGTCATACCGGCCCTAGATGGAGATGAGTCCAGCCCCCTTGGGCCTGGGGAATTGGAAGGTCTTTTCTTCcctgaggagaaagaaaaggatgatGAAGAGGAGCAGAAG GATGAAAGTCCTCCACAGAAATGGCCTGAATCACTCCACTGTCTTCATCTGGACTCCTCCACTCACA GTGCTGCTGAGGAGCTAGAGCCGGAGCCCGAGCTGGCGGCTCCGGGGGAAGATGCAGAGCCGCAGGCGGGGCCATCCGCTCGTGGCTCGCCGAGCCCCGCCGCCCCAGGGCCCCCGGCCGGCCCGTTGCCTCGCATGGACCTGCCGCCCTCCGGGCAGCCCCTGCGCCATCCGACCCGGACCCGACCGCGGCCGCGGCGCCAGCACCACCACCGCCCGCCGCCGGGGGGCCCCCAG gtgcccccagccctgccgcAGGAAGGGAATGGGCTCAGTGCCCGCGTGGATGAGGGCGTGGAGGAATTCTTCTCCAAAAGGCTGATCCACCAGGATCGCTT GTGGGCCCCCGAGGAGGACCCGGCAGCCGAGGGAGGTACCACCCCTGTGCCCCGTACACTTCGCAAGAAGCTGGGCACCCTCTTTGCCTTCAAGAAGCCTCGTTCAACACGTGGGTCACGACCTGATCTTGAGACCAGCCCTGGCGCGGCTCCCCGCTCTCGAAAAACCACACTCGGGGACTTGCTTCGACCACCGGCCCGTCCTGGCCGTGGTGAGGAGCCTGCTGCAGGGGCCGAGGGGGGCACCAGCAGCCCAGACCCAACCCGCAGGAGTCGGCCTCGATACACCCGCGAAAGCAAGGCATACTCCCTGATACTGCTCCCtgctgaggaggaggagacagtggGTGCCAGGCCCGACAAG CGGCGGCCCCTGGAGCGGGGAGACACAGAGCTGGCCCCATCCTTTGAGCAGCGAGTACAAGTGATGCTGCAGAGGATCGGTGTGAGCAGAGGCAGTGGGAGTGCCGAAGGCAAGAGGAAGCAA AGCAAAGATGGAGAAATCAAGAaggctggctcagatg GTGACATTATGGACAGTTCCACAGAGGCTCCTCCCATCTCGATCAAGTCCCGCACCCATTCAGTGTCTGCTG ACCCTTCATGCAGACCTGGGCCAGGGGGCCAAGGGCCTGAGTCTGCCACCTGGAAGACACTGGGGCAACAGTTGAATGCAGAGCTCAGAGGCCGTGGTTGGGGCCAACAGGATGGTCCGGGCCCCCCGTCCCCATGTCCAAGCCCAAGCCCCCGAAGATCCAgtccctccccagacagcctggGCCTCCCAGAGGATCCCTGCTTAGGCTCCAGGAACGAAG ACCGGCCCCTGCGGCTACAGCGCTCCCCTGTCCTCAAGCGCAGGCCAAAGCTTGAGGCGCCTCCATCTCCAAGCATAG GATCTGGCCTTGAAGCCGAGCCTCTACCCACCCAGTCTACAGAGCCCTCCAGCCCACCCTCCCCAACCACAAACCAAAGAGGCGGCGGCCCCAACCCCTGA
- the CARMIL2 gene encoding capping protein, Arp2/3 and myosin-I linker protein 2 isoform X3, producing MAQTPDGISCELRGEITKFLWPKEAELLLKTWLPEREGAEQGHVLALLRWRAYLLHTCLPLRVDCTFSYLEVQAMVLQETPPQVTFELESLPELVLEFTGVAALEQLAQHIAAAIRKVFPRSTLGKLFRRPTPPSMLARLEKSSSSEATSPSSPCGGFSETYEALCDYNGFPFREEIQWDVDTIYHRQGCRHFSLGDFSHLGSRDLALSVAALSYNLWFRCLSCVDMKLSLEVSEQILHMMNQSSHLEELVLETCGLRGDFVRRLAQALAGHTSSGLRELSLAGNLLDDRGVAALSRHLEKHPGALRRLSLAQTGLTPRGMRALGRALASNSAFDSALTHLDLSGNPGALGASEDRGGLYSFLSRPNVLTFLNLAGTDTALDTLFAALSRGGCSSLAHLDASRNVFSRTKSRAVPDALQLFLSRAGTLRHLGLAGCKLPPDALRALLEGLALNTHLNDLHLDLSACELRSAGAQVIQDLVCDAGAVSSLDLADNGFGSDMVTLVLAIGRSRSLRHVALGRNFNVRCKETLDDVLHRIVQLMQDDDCPLQSLSVAESRLKLGAGVLLRALGTNPNLTALDISGNAMGDTGAKMLAKALRVNTRLRSVVWDRNHTSALGLLDVAQALEQNHSLKAMPLPLNDVAQAQRSRPELTARAVHQIQACLLRNNRTDHTSTDCTSCPKPLGLGSDPSEQEVNELCQSVQEHVELLGCGAGPQGEAAVHQAEDAIQNANFSLSILPILYEAGSSPSHQWQLRQKLEGLLGQVGEVCRRDIQDFTQATLDTTRSLCPQTLQGPRWREQLEGVLGGSRGLPELLPEHLLQDAFTRLRNMRLSVTGTLAESIVAQAVAGLSAARDRLVESLAQQATEAMPPVIPALDGDESSPLGPGELEGLFFPEEKEKDDEEEQKDESPPQKWPESLHCLHLDSSTHSAAEELEPEPELAAPGEDAEPQAGPSARGSPSPAAPGPPAGPLPRMDLPPSGQPLRHPTRTRPRPRRQHHHRPPPGGPQVPPALPQEGNGLSARVDEGVEEFFSKRLIHQDRLWAPEEDPAAEGGTTPVPRTLRKKLGTLFAFKKPRSTRGSRPDLETSPGAAPRSRKTTLGDLLRPPARPGRGEEPAAGAEGGTSSPDPTRRSRPRYTRESKAYSLILLPAEEEETVGARPDKRRPLERGDTELAPSFEQRVQVMLQRIGVSRGSGSAEGKRKQSKDGEIKKAGSDGDIMDSSTEAPPISIKSRTHSVSADPSCRPGPGGQGPESATWKTLGQQLNAELRGRGWGQQDGPGPPSPCPSPSPRRSSPSPDSLGLPEDPCLGSRNEDGWLRPQPRLAGRRAVSVHEDQLQAPADRPLRLQRSPVLKRRPKLEAPPSPSIGSGLEAEPLPTQSTEPSSPPSPTTNQRGGGPNP from the exons ATGGCCCAGACCCCCGACGGCATATCCTGCGAGCTGCGAG GCGAGATCACCAAGTTCCTGTGGCCCAAGGAGGCAGAACTGCTGCTGAAAACCTGGCTGCCAGAGCGGGAGGGTGCCGAGCAAGGTCATGTCCTG GCGCTGCTCCGATGGAGAGCGTACCTGCTCCACACCTGCCTCCCTCTGAGG GTGGACTGCACATTCAGCTACCTGGAGGTCCAGGCCATGGTGCTGCAGGAGACACCCCCTCAG gtcacCTTTGAGCTGGAGTCCCTGCCTGAACTGGTCCTGGAGTTTACTGGTGTGGCTGCCCTGGAACAGCTGGCCCAGCACATCGCTGCTGCCATAAGGAAGGTCTTCCCTCGCTCAACCCTTGG GAAACTCTTCCGGAGGCCCACACCCCCCTCCATGCTGGCTCGGCTGGAGAAAAGCAGCTCCTCAGAAGCCACCTCACCCAGCAGCCCCTGTG GGGGCTTCTCGGAGACATACGAGGCCCTGTGTGACTACAATGGCTTCCCTTTCCGAGAGGAGATTCAGTGG GATGTGGACACCATCTACCATCGTCAGGGCTGCCGCCATTTCAGCCTAGGAGACTTCAGCCATCTGGGAAGTCG GGACCTGGCCTTGAGTGTGGCTGCCCTGTCCTACAATCTCTGGTTCCGGTGCCTCTCCTGCGTGGACATGAAGCTG AGCCTTGAGGTCTCAGAACAGATTCTGCACATGATGAATCAGTCATCCCACCTGGAGGAGCTGGTGCTGGAGACCTGTGGCCTGAGGGG AGACTTTGTCCGGCGACTGGCCCAGGCACTGGCGGGACACACCAGCTCGGGACTGCGGGAGCTCAGCCTGGCTGGGAACCTGCTGGATGACCGAG GTGTGGCTGCCCTTAGCAGACACCTAGAGAAGCATCCTGGAGCCCTGAGGAGACTCAGCCTAGCGCAGACTGGGTTGACGCCGCGAG GAATGAGGGCTCTAGGCCGGGCACTGGCTTCCAATTCAGCCTTTGACTCTGCCCTGACCCACTTGGACCTTTCCGGGAACCCCGGGGCACTGGGGGCTTCGGAGGACCGTGGG GGCCTCTATAGTTTCCTGAGCCGTCCTAACGTTCTGACGTTCCTGAATCTCGCAGGCACCGACACGGCCCTGGACACT CTCTTCGCGGCGCTGTCCCGCGGCGGCTGCTCCAGCCTGGCGCACCTAGACGCCTCGAGGAACGTCTTCTCCCGCAC gaaGTCCAGGGCTGTGCCCGACGCTCTGCAACTCTTCCTCAGCCGCGCCGGGACGCTTCGGCACctgggcctggcgggctgcaaacTGCCACCCGACGCACTCAG GGCGCTTCTGGAAGGCCTGGCGCTCAACACGCACCTGAATGACCTACACCTGGACCTCAGCGCGTGTGAG CTGCGCTCAGCGGGTGCTCAGGTGATACAAGACTTGGTGTGTGATGCTGGCGCAGTGAGCTCCCTGGATCTGGCAGATAATG GCTTTGGCTCAGACATGGTGACTCTGGTGCTGGCCATCGGGAGGAGTCGGTCCCTGCGACACGTGGCGCTTGGAAGGAACTTCAACGTCCGGTGCAA GGAGACCCTGGACGACGTCCTGCACCGGATTGTTCAGCTCATGCAGGATGACGACTGT CCCCTGCAGTCTCTGTCTGTGGCTGAGTCACGGCTGAAGCTGGGCGCCGGTGTCCTGCTCCGGGCCCTGGGCACCAATCCTAACCTGACAGCCCTGGATATCAGCGGCAACGCCATGGGGGACACGGGTGCCAAGATGCTGGCCAAGGCGCTTCGGGTTAACACGAGGCTCAG GTCTGTGGTCTGGGACCGGAACCACACATCTGCTCTGGGCCTGCTGGACGTGGCACAGGCCCTGGAACAGAACCACAGCCTGAAGGCCATGCCTCTGCCACTGAACGATGTGGCCCAGGCTCAGCGCAGCCGTCCTGAACTGACAGCACGGGCCGTGCATCAG ATTCAAGCCTGTCTCTTGAGGAACAATCGCACAGACCACACCTCTACTGACTGCACCTCCTGCCCGAAGCCCCTGGGTCTGGGGTCAGACCCCTCCGAACAG GAAGTGAATGAACTGTGTCAGTCGGTGCAGGAGCACGTGGAGTTGCTGGGCTgtggggctggaccccagggtGAAGCTGCTGTGCACCAGGCTGAGGATGCCATCCAAAATGCCAACTTCTCTCTCAGC ATTCTCCCCATTCTCTATGAGGCTGGAAGTTCCCCAAGCCACCAATGGCAGCTGCGGCAGAAGCTGGAGGGCCTACTGGGACAGGTGGGAGAGGTGTGCCGCCGGGACATTCAG GACTTCACTCAGGCCACATTGGACACAACAAGGAGTCTCTGCCCACAGACATTGCAGGGTCCCAGGTGGAGGGAGCAGCTAGAAGGGGTCCTTGGGGGCTCAAGGGGTCTCCCAGAGCTGCTCCCAGAGCACCTGCTGCAAGATGCCTTCACTCGGCTCAG GAACATGCGCCTGTCAGTCACAGGGACCTTGGCAGAGAGCATTGTGGCTCAGGCTGTGGCAGGTCTGAGTGCAGCCCGGGATCGGCTG GTGGAGAGTCTGGCTCAACAGGCAACAGAGGCAATGCCCCCTGTCATACCGGCCCTAGATGGAGATGAGTCCAGCCCCCTTGGGCCTGGGGAATTGGAAGGTCTTTTCTTCcctgaggagaaagaaaaggatgatGAAGAGGAGCAGAAG GATGAAAGTCCTCCACAGAAATGGCCTGAATCACTCCACTGTCTTCATCTGGACTCCTCCACTCACA GTGCTGCTGAGGAGCTAGAGCCGGAGCCCGAGCTGGCGGCTCCGGGGGAAGATGCAGAGCCGCAGGCGGGGCCATCCGCTCGTGGCTCGCCGAGCCCCGCCGCCCCAGGGCCCCCGGCCGGCCCGTTGCCTCGCATGGACCTGCCGCCCTCCGGGCAGCCCCTGCGCCATCCGACCCGGACCCGACCGCGGCCGCGGCGCCAGCACCACCACCGCCCGCCGCCGGGGGGCCCCCAG gtgcccccagccctgccgcAGGAAGGGAATGGGCTCAGTGCCCGCGTGGATGAGGGCGTGGAGGAATTCTTCTCCAAAAGGCTGATCCACCAGGATCGCTT GTGGGCCCCCGAGGAGGACCCGGCAGCCGAGGGAGGTACCACCCCTGTGCCCCGTACACTTCGCAAGAAGCTGGGCACCCTCTTTGCCTTCAAGAAGCCTCGTTCAACACGTGGGTCACGACCTGATCTTGAGACCAGCCCTGGCGCGGCTCCCCGCTCTCGAAAAACCACACTCGGGGACTTGCTTCGACCACCGGCCCGTCCTGGCCGTGGTGAGGAGCCTGCTGCAGGGGCCGAGGGGGGCACCAGCAGCCCAGACCCAACCCGCAGGAGTCGGCCTCGATACACCCGCGAAAGCAAGGCATACTCCCTGATACTGCTCCCtgctgaggaggaggagacagtggGTGCCAGGCCCGACAAG CGGCGGCCCCTGGAGCGGGGAGACACAGAGCTGGCCCCATCCTTTGAGCAGCGAGTACAAGTGATGCTGCAGAGGATCGGTGTGAGCAGAGGCAGTGGGAGTGCCGAAGGCAAGAGGAAGCAA AGCAAAGATGGAGAAATCAAGAaggctggctcagatg GTGACATTATGGACAGTTCCACAGAGGCTCCTCCCATCTCGATCAAGTCCCGCACCCATTCAGTGTCTGCTG ACCCTTCATGCAGACCTGGGCCAGGGGGCCAAGGGCCTGAGTCTGCCACCTGGAAGACACTGGGGCAACAGTTGAATGCAGAGCTCAGAGGCCGTGGTTGGGGCCAACAGGATGGTCCGGGCCCCCCGTCCCCATGTCCAAGCCCAAGCCCCCGAAGATCCAgtccctccccagacagcctggGCCTCCCAGAGGATCCCTGCTTAGGCTCCAGGAACGAAG ATGGCTGGCTGAGGCCGCAGCCCCGTTTGGCAGGGCGACGAGCAGTGTCTGTGCATGAGGACCAGCTCCAGGCCCCTGCTG ACCGGCCCCTGCGGCTACAGCGCTCCCCTGTCCTCAAGCGCAGGCCAAAGCTTGAGGCGCCTCCATCTCCAAGCATAG GATCTGGCCTTGAAGCCGAGCCTCTACCCACCCAGTCTACAGAGCCCTCCAGCCCACCCTCCCCAACCACAAACCAAAGAGGCGGCGGCCCCAACCCCTGA